From one Lycium barbarum isolate Lr01 chromosome 6, ASM1917538v2, whole genome shotgun sequence genomic stretch:
- the LOC132644698 gene encoding protein MAIN-LIKE 2-like yields the protein MSSYRQELTKLTGFAPEEGHIWGQSRLLMSSIFEHLRLIDMQHLITEDTPQADVDHRAHLYLLVIFGGIMFPNTSGSHVSLRYLPFLEHLDELGCYGWGTAILSFMYRGFYRASVGVKTDIAALCLLL from the coding sequence ATGTCGTCGTATCGGCAGGAGTTGACCAAGCTCACTGGTTTCGCGCCTGAGGAGGGTCATATATGGGGACAGAGTCGGTTGTTGATGTCTTCCATCTTCGAGCACTTGCGCCTCATAGATATGCAACATCTGATTACAGAGGACACacctcaggctgatgttgaccaTCGTGCTCATCTGTACCTTCTtgttatattcgggggcatcatgTTCCCGAACACATCGGGTTCGCATGTGAGCTTGAGGTATTTGCCCTTTCTGGAGCATCTGGACGAGTTGGGATGTTACGGTTGGGGCACTGCTATTCTGTCTTTCATGTATCGCGGATTCTATCGAGCGTCTGTTGGCGTGAAGACCGATATCGCTGCATTGTGCCTGCTCCTCTAG